A genomic stretch from Candidatus Binatia bacterium includes:
- the htpX gene encoding zinc metalloprotease HtpX: MTNAIKTTVLLVLLTVLIVWIGGLVGGRQGMMIAFLFAVAMNFGSYWFSDKIVLAAYRAREVSERDAPELYRIVHNLSTRAGMPMPRLYVIPGDAANAFATGRNQQHAAVAVTEGITRLMSRDELEGVLAHEISHVRNRDILISSVAATLAGVVMMLANMAQWGAIFGGASRDDREGGGGGGLGLIVVALLAPLAATLIQLAISRSREYQADASGAALLNNGEPLARALEKLGAASQRVPLNASPQTAHMFIVNPLAGRSMAGLFMTHPPLEERIARLRSMRF; the protein is encoded by the coding sequence ATGACAAACGCCATCAAGACCACCGTTCTTCTGGTCCTGCTCACCGTCCTCATCGTGTGGATCGGCGGGCTGGTTGGCGGCCGTCAGGGCATGATGATCGCATTCCTCTTTGCCGTCGCGATGAACTTCGGCAGCTACTGGTTCTCGGACAAGATCGTCCTCGCCGCGTACCGCGCTCGAGAAGTCAGTGAGCGCGACGCCCCCGAGTTGTATCGAATCGTACACAACCTGAGTACGCGCGCCGGCATGCCAATGCCGCGGCTTTACGTAATCCCCGGCGACGCAGCCAACGCGTTTGCCACCGGACGCAACCAGCAGCACGCCGCCGTCGCCGTGACCGAGGGCATCACGCGCCTGATGAGCCGGGACGAACTCGAGGGTGTCCTTGCCCACGAGATCAGCCATGTGCGCAACCGCGACATCCTGATCAGTTCGGTCGCCGCCACCCTTGCCGGCGTCGTCATGATGCTGGCGAACATGGCGCAGTGGGGAGCCATATTCGGAGGCGCGTCGCGCGACGACCGCGAAGGTGGTGGCGGCGGCGGACTCGGCCTGATCGTGGTGGCATTGCTCGCCCCGCTGGCCGCAACCCTGATCCAACTGGCAATCTCCCGCTCGCGCGAATACCAGGCCGACGCCAGCGGCGCCGCCCTGCTGAACAACGGCGAACCCCTGGCACGGGCACTCGAGAAGCTCGGTGCCGCCTCACAACGCGTGCCGCTCAACGCCAGTCCGCAAACCGCTCACATGTTCATCGTAAACCCGCTTGCCGGTCGCTCGATGGCCGGCCTCTTCATGACCCATCCACCGCTCGAAGA